From a region of the Xanthomonas rydalmerensis genome:
- a CDS encoding c-type cytochrome, giving the protein MKRTNALPLCTLLAGLLPLAAAVAPSAHAAGGAPGAGVFASECAECHSAAPAKNKKGPTLFGVVGRRAGSVPDYAYSDAMKQSQWTWSDDKLRSYLSQPASKALPGGKMKYDGLDDPKQLQDLIAYLHSLH; this is encoded by the coding sequence ATGAAACGCACCAATGCCCTCCCCCTGTGCACCCTGCTGGCCGGCCTGCTGCCGCTGGCCGCCGCGGTGGCGCCGTCCGCGCATGCCGCCGGCGGCGCGCCCGGCGCCGGCGTGTTCGCCAGCGAATGCGCCGAATGCCACAGCGCCGCACCGGCCAAGAACAAGAAGGGCCCGACCCTGTTCGGCGTGGTCGGGCGCCGCGCCGGCAGCGTGCCGGACTACGCCTATTCCGACGCGATGAAGCAGAGCCAGTGGACCTGGAGCGACGACAAGCTGCGCAGCTACCTGTCGCAACCGGCATCCAAGGCCCTGCCCGGCGGCAAGATGAAGTACGACGGACTGGACGATCCAAAGCAGTTGCAGGACCTGATCGCCTACCTGCACAGCCTGCATTGA
- a CDS encoding zf-HC2 domain-containing protein yields MKTGFNEPGNECAHAWELMPWVLQDSATEDENEWLVAHLAKCQHCSAEFAQQSRLRMAMTLPSDVPVDAEAGLQRLLQRLDAPVPKPQPQRSRTSWTTRALVAAALLQAVGLGVLGVRLSAEHERSTAYRTLSDATQPLAADAIRVVPDARMTLADWDALLRKLQLRVIGGPNAAGAYTVVPIQAGSAAQPQRSVQQLRATAGIRLAEPIAAP; encoded by the coding sequence ATGAAAACGGGCTTCAATGAGCCAGGCAACGAATGCGCGCATGCCTGGGAACTGATGCCGTGGGTGCTGCAGGACAGCGCCACGGAAGACGAGAACGAATGGCTGGTCGCGCACCTGGCCAAGTGCCAGCACTGCAGCGCCGAGTTCGCCCAGCAGAGCCGCCTGCGCATGGCGATGACCCTGCCCAGCGACGTGCCGGTGGACGCCGAGGCCGGGCTGCAGCGCCTGCTGCAGCGCCTGGACGCGCCGGTCCCCAAGCCGCAGCCGCAGCGCAGCCGCACCAGCTGGACCACGCGGGCGCTGGTTGCCGCCGCCCTGCTGCAGGCCGTGGGCCTGGGCGTGCTGGGCGTGCGCCTGTCCGCCGAGCATGAGCGCAGCACCGCCTACCGCACCCTCAGCGACGCCACGCAGCCGCTGGCGGCCGACGCGATCCGGGTGGTGCCGGACGCACGCATGACCCTGGCCGACTGGGATGCGCTGTTGCGCAAGCTGCAGCTGCGGGTGATCGGCGGCCCCAACGCCGCCGGCGCCTACACCGTGGTGCCGATCCAGGCCGGGTCGGCGGCGCAGCCGCAGCGCAGCGTGCAGCAGTTGCGCGCCACCGCCGGCATCCGCCTGGCGGAGCCGATCGCCGCGCCATGA
- a CDS encoding heme ABC transporter permease, producing the protein MRSWIPLWLHRLGAPPTFYRVAGAVRPWSLAAAMLFGAVACYGGLVLAPPDYQQHDAYRILFVHVPCAWMSLFVYAAMGVAGLVALVWRVKLAEIACMASAPIGAAFTFVTLCTGSLWGRPMWGTWWTWDARLTSELVLLFLYLGVIGLQRAIDDPRQGARAAALLALVGLINLPIVHYSVVWWNTLHQGSTVCVLGPSKMPLSMLWPLLTGVVASKCYYIASLCGRMRSDLLSLERGKAWVRAIALQAAPVSTSPADTAPRPAEHAA; encoded by the coding sequence ATGCGTTCCTGGATCCCGCTCTGGTTGCACCGGCTCGGCGCGCCGCCGACCTTCTACCGCGTGGCCGGCGCGGTGCGTCCCTGGAGCCTGGCTGCGGCCATGCTGTTCGGCGCCGTGGCCTGCTACGGCGGGCTGGTGCTGGCGCCGCCGGATTACCAGCAGCACGACGCCTACCGCATCCTCTTCGTGCACGTGCCGTGCGCGTGGATGAGCCTGTTCGTGTACGCGGCGATGGGCGTGGCCGGCCTGGTCGCGCTGGTGTGGCGGGTGAAGCTGGCGGAAATCGCCTGCATGGCCTCGGCACCGATCGGCGCCGCCTTCACCTTCGTCACCCTGTGCACCGGCTCGCTGTGGGGCCGGCCGATGTGGGGCACATGGTGGACCTGGGACGCCCGGCTCACCTCGGAACTGGTGCTGTTGTTCCTGTACCTGGGCGTGATCGGCCTGCAACGCGCCATCGACGACCCGCGCCAGGGCGCGCGCGCCGCCGCGCTGCTGGCGCTGGTCGGGCTGATCAACCTGCCGATCGTGCATTACTCGGTGGTCTGGTGGAACACGCTGCACCAGGGCTCCACGGTATGCGTGCTCGGCCCGTCGAAGATGCCGCTGTCGATGCTGTGGCCGCTGCTGACCGGCGTGGTCGCCAGCAAGTGCTACTACATCGCCAGCCTGTGCGGGCGCATGCGCAGCGATCTGCTGTCACTGGAGCGCGGCAAGGCCTGGGTGCGTGCGATTGCGCTGCAGGCCGCGCCGGTGTCGACGTCGCCGGCGGACACCGCGCCGCGGCCCGCGGAGCACGCGGCATGA
- the ccmD gene encoding heme exporter protein CcmD → MSGFWAMGGYAVYVWSAYALALVVLLLDSLLPRRRQRRLLAEIRAQVAREQVRRARGNAATNGAHDASHP, encoded by the coding sequence ATGAGCGGGTTCTGGGCGATGGGCGGCTATGCCGTCTATGTGTGGAGCGCGTACGCGCTGGCGCTGGTGGTGCTGCTCCTGGACAGCCTGCTGCCGCGCCGCCGCCAGCGCCGGCTGCTCGCCGAGATCCGTGCGCAAGTGGCCCGCGAACAGGTCCGCCGTGCCCGCGGCAACGCGGCCACCAACGGAGCGCACGATGCATCCCACCCGTAA
- a CDS encoding S8 family serine peptidase, translating into MKLHLASLLFACLGLGACAHAAPAAVADPAPAAKAPSLDPSPALDSQRQIVLAVANPMAAPSRHAGSNLLGYASARYYGAGTQAVATLDALNKRYGLRQVAGWPIKALGLYCVVLEPAPGSDRAALLAQLAKDDRVALSQPLQDFGTYSADSQAAAAAPAQPLRYNDPYVDMQRGFAATNAATAQTLSQGQGVDVAIVDTGVDTSHPDLRGRLRNTRDLVAADPGAFNRDHHGTEVAGIIAAGSNNHLGIVGIAPKAMLDVYKACWYPQRPGAGAGCNSFTLAKALAAIGDTRTRIINLSLGGPADPLLRKLMEQLLRDGRIVVAAMPPNGRMDGFPDGIPGVIVVRSSAATPAPAGVLSAPGEDILTTQPNGGYDFTSGSSMATAHVSGVVALLLALAPQLDARSVHDLLLRTSRTRDGLLQVDAAAAVQALPRSAPLAR; encoded by the coding sequence ATGAAGCTGCATCTCGCCAGCCTGCTGTTCGCCTGCCTGGGCCTTGGCGCCTGTGCCCACGCCGCGCCGGCGGCCGTCGCCGATCCTGCGCCCGCGGCCAAGGCGCCCAGCCTGGATCCGTCGCCGGCGCTGGACAGCCAGCGCCAGATCGTCCTCGCCGTGGCCAACCCGATGGCCGCGCCGAGCCGCCACGCCGGCTCCAATCTGCTCGGCTACGCCTCGGCCCGCTACTACGGCGCCGGCACCCAGGCGGTCGCCACCCTGGACGCGCTGAACAAGCGCTACGGCCTGCGCCAGGTCGCCGGCTGGCCGATCAAGGCGCTGGGGCTGTACTGCGTGGTGCTGGAGCCGGCGCCGGGCAGCGACCGCGCGGCGCTGCTGGCGCAATTGGCCAAGGATGACCGCGTGGCGCTGTCGCAGCCGCTGCAGGACTTCGGCACGTATTCGGCCGATAGCCAGGCCGCGGCGGCGGCGCCGGCGCAGCCGCTGCGCTACAACGACCCCTACGTGGACATGCAGCGCGGCTTCGCCGCCACCAATGCAGCCACCGCGCAGACGCTGAGCCAGGGCCAGGGCGTGGACGTGGCGATCGTCGACACCGGCGTGGACACGTCGCATCCGGACCTGCGCGGACGCCTGCGCAACACCCGCGACCTGGTCGCCGCCGATCCGGGCGCGTTCAACCGCGACCACCACGGCACCGAGGTCGCCGGCATCATCGCCGCCGGCAGCAACAACCACCTGGGCATCGTCGGCATCGCGCCGAAGGCGATGCTCGACGTGTACAAGGCCTGCTGGTATCCGCAGCGCCCCGGCGCCGGCGCCGGCTGCAACTCCTTCACCCTGGCCAAGGCGCTGGCGGCGATCGGCGACACCCGCACCCGCATCATCAATCTCAGCCTGGGCGGCCCGGCCGACCCGCTGCTGCGCAAGCTCATGGAACAGTTGCTGCGCGACGGCCGCATCGTGGTCGCGGCGATGCCGCCCAACGGCCGCATGGACGGGTTTCCCGATGGCATTCCCGGGGTGATCGTGGTGCGCAGCAGCGCCGCCACGCCGGCACCGGCGGGCGTGCTCAGCGCGCCGGGCGAGGACATCCTCACCACCCAGCCAAACGGTGGCTACGACTTCACCTCCGGCTCGTCGATGGCCACCGCCCACGTCAGCGGCGTGGTCGCGCTGCTGCTGGCGCTGGCGCCGCAACTGGACGCGCGCAGCGTGCACGACCTGCTGCTGCGCACCAGCCGCACGCGCGACGGCCTGCTGCAGGTGGACGCCGCCGCCGCCGTACAGGCGTTGCCGCGTAGCGCTCCCCTCGCCCGCTGA
- a CDS encoding RNA polymerase sigma factor, which produces MNDTDLLGDATDRMLLRRMAASDREALTRLYRAYHGRLCRFLSRLTRRPDIIEEAINDCFWIVWQKAGDFRGDSQVSTWIMGIAYRCGLKAIRHHSDDAIDDGVAAEDHAAAADPDEDRELRDWLGKGLERLSADQRLVVELVYGLGHKLEEVAAIMQCPVGTIKARLFHARVKLRNVLPGLAGDASTLTESA; this is translated from the coding sequence ATGAACGACACCGACCTGCTCGGCGATGCCACCGACCGCATGCTGCTCCGGCGCATGGCGGCCAGCGACCGCGAGGCGCTGACCCGCCTGTACCGCGCCTACCACGGCCGCCTGTGCCGGTTCCTGTCGCGGCTGACCCGGCGCCCGGACATCATCGAGGAAGCGATCAACGACTGCTTCTGGATCGTCTGGCAGAAGGCGGGCGACTTTCGCGGCGATTCGCAGGTTTCGACCTGGATCATGGGCATCGCCTACCGCTGCGGGCTCAAGGCGATCCGCCACCACAGCGACGACGCCATCGACGATGGCGTGGCCGCCGAGGACCACGCCGCGGCGGCGGACCCGGACGAGGACCGCGAGCTGCGCGACTGGCTGGGCAAGGGCCTGGAACGCCTGTCGGCCGACCAGCGGCTGGTGGTGGAACTGGTCTACGGCCTCGGCCACAAGCTGGAAGAGGTCGCCGCGATCATGCAGTGCCCGGTGGGCACCATCAAGGCCCGGCTGTTCCATGCCCGGGTCAAGCTTCGCAACGTGTTGCCGGGATTGGCCGGCGACGCGTCCACGCTGACGGAGAGCGCGTGA
- the ccmE gene encoding cytochrome c maturation protein CcmE: MHPTRKRRLLLVLLLLGAAALATGLFVLALQHNISYLFTPSQVQAGAAKDYRVFRLGGMVKAGSITRSADSLQVRFTVIDKAGATAVAYTGILPDLFRDNQAVIATGSMQGARFVATEVLAKHDETYMPQELKDAMAQAHADRAHVGNTSAAAAATARP, from the coding sequence ATGCATCCCACCCGTAAGCGCCGCCTGCTGCTGGTGCTGCTGTTGCTCGGCGCCGCGGCGCTGGCCACCGGCCTGTTCGTGCTGGCCCTGCAGCACAACATCAGCTACCTGTTCACGCCGAGCCAGGTGCAGGCCGGCGCGGCCAAGGATTACCGGGTGTTCCGGCTCGGCGGCATGGTCAAGGCCGGCTCGATCACGCGCAGCGCCGATTCGCTGCAGGTGCGGTTCACGGTGATCGACAAGGCTGGCGCCACCGCCGTCGCCTACACCGGCATCCTGCCGGACCTGTTCCGCGACAACCAGGCGGTGATCGCCACCGGCTCGATGCAGGGTGCGCGCTTCGTCGCCACCGAAGTGCTGGCCAAGCACGACGAGACCTACATGCCGCAGGAATTGAAGGACGCGATGGCGCAGGCGCATGCCGATCGCGCCCACGTCGGCAACACCTCGGCGGCTGCTGCGGCGACCGCACGACCATGA
- a CDS encoding cytochrome C, translating into MHQAPSSPSTSSRSDRTRGTEQALLWSALGSLLLVLSPRAAAVPAFARQTGSSCADCHIGAYGPALTPYGMRFKLGGYTDSDGNGTKIPASAQLTANRSVPARGESRTRFSEADLYLAGRITDNVGGYVKVATTNNGKNDYTTRLDNVDLRAVVKSFQLGGRDTLLGVSVNNNPGSQDPIGMLPNASGLGPASAYSSSTTLLNQSSLSNRVIGTSVYGLYDRNWYGEVGTYTALPVSTQDDLGYAIGGDPGKLSDTGYLRLSYMKDLKRQFFSAGVVALTTRRQLPRSTGPRDDFTDLGYDLNYQFLGTREHILKLGYLNIYERRRYGSALIDPTDPALAGPRRASVRDQSISLNYTYKQSYSLLLAHFINTGSDDPFRYRPYGAPDTTSNLISASWAPFGKDDSYSSISNLRLSATWFRFSKFNGSTGNVFGATPVTRPRDLNQFALSLSLAF; encoded by the coding sequence ATGCACCAGGCCCCGTCGTCCCCCTCCACCTCCTCCCGCAGCGACAGGACGCGCGGCACCGAGCAGGCGCTGCTGTGGTCGGCGCTGGGCTCGCTGCTGCTGGTGCTGAGCCCACGCGCCGCCGCGGTGCCGGCGTTCGCGCGGCAGACCGGCTCGTCCTGCGCCGACTGCCACATCGGCGCCTACGGCCCGGCACTGACCCCGTACGGCATGCGCTTCAAGCTCGGCGGCTACACCGACAGCGACGGCAACGGCACCAAGATCCCGGCCTCCGCGCAGCTCACCGCCAACCGCAGCGTGCCGGCGCGCGGCGAGAGCCGCACCCGCTTCAGCGAGGCCGACCTGTACCTGGCCGGGCGCATCACCGACAACGTCGGCGGCTACGTCAAGGTCGCCACCACCAACAACGGCAAGAACGACTACACCACGCGCCTGGACAACGTCGACCTGCGCGCAGTGGTCAAGAGCTTCCAGCTCGGCGGCAGGGACACCCTGCTCGGCGTCAGCGTCAACAACAATCCCGGCAGCCAGGACCCGATCGGCATGCTGCCCAACGCCTCCGGGCTGGGCCCGGCCTCGGCCTATTCCAGTTCGACCACCCTGCTCAACCAATCCTCGCTGTCCAACCGGGTGATCGGCACCAGCGTCTACGGCCTGTACGACCGCAACTGGTACGGCGAAGTCGGCACCTACACCGCCCTGCCGGTCTCGACCCAGGACGACCTCGGCTACGCCATCGGCGGCGATCCCGGCAAGCTCAGCGACACCGGCTACCTGCGCCTGAGCTACATGAAGGACCTCAAGCGCCAGTTCTTCTCCGCCGGCGTGGTCGCACTGACCACGCGCCGGCAGTTGCCGCGCAGCACCGGCCCGCGCGACGACTTCACCGATCTGGGCTACGACCTCAACTACCAGTTCCTTGGCACCCGCGAGCACATCCTCAAGCTCGGCTACCTCAACATCTACGAGCGCCGCCGCTACGGCAGCGCGCTGATCGACCCGACCGACCCGGCCCTGGCCGGCCCGCGCCGGGCCAGCGTGCGCGACCAGTCGATCAGCCTCAACTACACCTACAAGCAGAGCTACAGCCTGCTGCTGGCGCACTTCATCAACACCGGCTCGGACGATCCGTTCCGCTACCGCCCGTACGGCGCGCCGGACACCACCAGCAACCTGATCAGCGCCTCGTGGGCGCCGTTCGGCAAGGACGACAGCTATTCGTCTATCTCCAACCTGCGCCTGTCCGCGACCTGGTTCCGTTTCAGCAAGTTCAACGGCAGCACCGGCAACGTGTTCGGCGCTACCCCGGTCACTCGCCCGCGCGACCTCAACCAGTTCGCGCTGAGCCTGAGCCTGGCCTTTTGA